In the Oncorhynchus nerka isolate Pitt River linkage group LG2, Oner_Uvic_2.0, whole genome shotgun sequence genome, one interval contains:
- the LOC115116359 gene encoding transmembrane protein 272 yields the protein MIPLYLLVGGVIGSVKVTLLLYDTTRMRSLISKSVVIGDDDADEYPWRQNANKYYVHVILSLFLFVWFLLGNYWVFSVFQPNFITPFHQPQDYCRKSLYLFAVFVLTLSHTVLLLLLCCGVCVHVCSQTSTRDDYGDSDED from the exons ATGATTCCTCTCTACCTGCTGGTGGGTGGGGTTATTGGCAGTGTAAAG GTCACGCTGCTCCTGTACGACACCACCCGCATGAGGTCGCTCATCTCCAAGTCGGTCGTCATCGGCGACGACGATGCCGACGAGTATCCATGGAGACAGAACGCAAACAAGTACTACGTGCACGTCATCCTCAGCCTGTTCTTGTTCGTCTGGTTCCTCCTGGGGAACTACTGGGTGTTCTCTGTGTTCCAGCCTAACTTCATCACACCCTTCCACCAGCCACAGGACTACTGCAGGAAGTCTCTGTACCTATTTGCTGTGTTTGTGTTGACGCTCAGCCACACCGTGCTGCTCCTGCTACTCTGCTGTGGGGTCTGTGTACACGTCTGCTCTCAGACCAGCACCAGGGACGACTACGGGGATAGTGATgaagactga
- the gk gene encoding glycerol kinase isoform X3: MNSRMAASSSRVMLGPLVAAIDQGTSSTRFLVFNAKTAELLSHHQVEINQSFPKEGWVEEDPKEILQSVYECMERTCEKLTQLNIDISNIKAIGVTNQRETTLVWDKETGEPLYNAIVWLDLRTQSTVERLINKTPGRNKNHLKHKTGLPISTYFSAVKLRWLMDNVDEVAEAVLTHRAMFGTVDSWLIWCLTGGKSGGVHCTDVTNASRTMLFNIHTLDWDPELCKYFDIPMEILPKVRSSSEIYGLMKSGSLSGIPISGCLGDQSAALVGQMCFQEGQAKNTYGTGCFLLRNTGTKPVMSDHGLLTTVAYKLGRDKPACYALEGSVAIAGAVVRWLKDNLGIIQTSTELEKLAASVGTSYGCYFVPAFSGLYAPYWEPSARGIICGLTQFTNKSHLAFAALEAVCFQTREILDAMNQDSGIPLTQLQVDGGMTSNRLLMQLQADILCIPVVKPSMPETTALGAAMAAGAAEGVSVWSLRPEDLSEVTSEKFEPQINPEESEFRYARWKKAVQRAMNWETTEPISNGNGETSIFSSVPLGFYILGSMFMLIGAKYITGHK, encoded by the exons ATGAACAGTAGAATGGCTGCGTCTTCGAGCAGGGTAATGCTGGGGCCACTCGTTGCTGCCATTGACCAGGGTACGAGCTCGACGCGGTTCCTG GTGTTCAATGCTAAAACAGCTGAGCTCCTCAGTCACCACCAGGTTGAGATCAACCAGAGTTTCCCCAAGGAAGG GTGGGTGGAGGAGGATCCCAAAGAGATCCTGCAGTCTGTGTACGAGTGTATGGAGAGAACCTGTGAGAAACTCACCCAGCTCAATATTGACATCTCCAACATCaaag CCATTGGAGTGACCAATCAGAGAGAGACCACGTTGGTTTGGGACAAAGAGACAGGCGAGCCACTCTACAATGCTATCG TGTGGCTGGACCTGCGGACCCAGTCGACCGTGGAGCGTCTGATCAACAAGACACCTGGGAGAAACAAGAACCATTTGAAG CACAAGACTGGTCTCCCAATCAGTACGTACTTCAGTGCTGTGAAGCTTCGCTGGCTGATGGATAATGTGGACGAGGTCGCGGAGGCAGTCCTGACACACAGAGCCATGTTCGGCACCGTCGACTCCTGGCTCATCTGG tgtctgacagggggGAAGAGTGGGGGAGTCCACTGCACAGACGTGACCAACGCCAGCAGGACCATGCTGTTTAACATCCACACCCTGGACTGGGACCCAGAGCTTTGCAA GTATTTTGATATTCCAATGGAGATTCTCCCAAAAGTGAGGAGTTCCTCAGAAATCTACGGCTTAATG AAATCGGGCTCTCTTAGTGGCATACCCATCTCCGGG TGTCTTGGGGACCAATCGGCTGCTCTTGTTGGACAGATGTGCTTTCAGGAAGGGCAGGCCAAAAACAC ATATGGAACTGGCTGCTTTCTACTCAGAAACACTGGAACCAAG CCTGTCATGTCGGACCATGGCCTACTAACCACGGTGGCCTACAAACTAGGTCGAGACAAACCTGCCTGCTACGCGCTAGAG GGCTCAGTGGCCATAGCGGGGGCTGTGGTTCGCTGGCTGAAGGACAACCTGGGGATCATTCAGACTTCCACAGAGCTGG AGAAACTGGCGGCTTCAGTGGGCACGTCGTACGGTTGTTACTTTGTCCCGGCGTTCTCTGGTCTGTACGCTCCCTACTGGGAGCCCAGTGCACGAGG GATAATCTGTGGTCTGACTCAGTTCACTAACAAGAGTCACCTGGCCTTCGCTGCATTGGAAGCTGTCTGTTTCCAGACTCGAGAGATCCTGGATGCGATGAACCAGGACAGTGGCATCCCTCTGACCCAGCTCCAGGTGGACGGGGGCATGACCTCCAACAGACTACTGATGCAGCTGCAAGCTGATATACTCTGCATCCCCGTTG TGAAGCCCTCCATGCCTGAGACCACTGCCCTCGGGGCGGCCATGGCTGCGGGGGCAGCAGAGGGGGTCAGTGTCTGGAGCCTGCGTCCTGAGGACCTCAGTGAGGTCACCTCTGAGAAGTTTGAGCCACAAATCAACCCTGAAG AGAGTGAGTTTCGATATGCTCGCTGGAAGAAGGCCGTACAGAGAGCCATGAACTGGGAAACCACTGAACCCATCTCTAATGGAAATG GTGAAACTAGTATCTTCAGTAGTGTCCCACTGGGCTTTTACATTCTGGGTAGCATGTTCATGTTAATTGGAGCAAAATACATCACAG GCCACAAGTAG
- the gk gene encoding glycerol kinase isoform X1: MNSRMAASSSRVMLGPLVAAIDQGTSSTRFLVFNAKTAELLSHHQVEINQSFPKEGWVEEDPKEILQSVYECMERTCEKLTQLNIDISNIKAIGVTNQRETTLVWDKETGEPLYNAIVWLDLRTQSTVERLINKTPGRNKNHLKHKTGLPISTYFSAVKLRWLMDNVDEVAEAVLTHRAMFGTVDSWLIWCLTGGKSGGVHCTDVTNASRTMLFNIHTLDWDPELCKYFDIPMEILPKVRSSSEIYGLMKICSSLKSGSLSGIPISGCLGDQSAALVGQMCFQEGQAKNTYGTGCFLLRNTGTKPVMSDHGLLTTVAYKLGRDKPACYALEGSVAIAGAVVRWLKDNLGIIQTSTELEKLAASVGTSYGCYFVPAFSGLYAPYWEPSARGIICGLTQFTNKSHLAFAALEAVCFQTREILDAMNQDSGIPLTQLQVDGGMTSNRLLMQLQADILCIPVVKPSMPETTALGAAMAAGAAEGVSVWSLRPEDLSEVTSEKFEPQINPEGQGAYESEFRYARWKKAVQRAMNWETTEPISNGNGETSIFSSVPLGFYILGSMFMLIGAKYITGQCLL, from the exons ATGAACAGTAGAATGGCTGCGTCTTCGAGCAGGGTAATGCTGGGGCCACTCGTTGCTGCCATTGACCAGGGTACGAGCTCGACGCGGTTCCTG GTGTTCAATGCTAAAACAGCTGAGCTCCTCAGTCACCACCAGGTTGAGATCAACCAGAGTTTCCCCAAGGAAGG GTGGGTGGAGGAGGATCCCAAAGAGATCCTGCAGTCTGTGTACGAGTGTATGGAGAGAACCTGTGAGAAACTCACCCAGCTCAATATTGACATCTCCAACATCaaag CCATTGGAGTGACCAATCAGAGAGAGACCACGTTGGTTTGGGACAAAGAGACAGGCGAGCCACTCTACAATGCTATCG TGTGGCTGGACCTGCGGACCCAGTCGACCGTGGAGCGTCTGATCAACAAGACACCTGGGAGAAACAAGAACCATTTGAAG CACAAGACTGGTCTCCCAATCAGTACGTACTTCAGTGCTGTGAAGCTTCGCTGGCTGATGGATAATGTGGACGAGGTCGCGGAGGCAGTCCTGACACACAGAGCCATGTTCGGCACCGTCGACTCCTGGCTCATCTGG tgtctgacagggggGAAGAGTGGGGGAGTCCACTGCACAGACGTGACCAACGCCAGCAGGACCATGCTGTTTAACATCCACACCCTGGACTGGGACCCAGAGCTTTGCAA GTATTTTGATATTCCAATGGAGATTCTCCCAAAAGTGAGGAGTTCCTCAGAAATCTACGGCTTAATG AAAATATGTTCTAGCCTG AAATCGGGCTCTCTTAGTGGCATACCCATCTCCGGG TGTCTTGGGGACCAATCGGCTGCTCTTGTTGGACAGATGTGCTTTCAGGAAGGGCAGGCCAAAAACAC ATATGGAACTGGCTGCTTTCTACTCAGAAACACTGGAACCAAG CCTGTCATGTCGGACCATGGCCTACTAACCACGGTGGCCTACAAACTAGGTCGAGACAAACCTGCCTGCTACGCGCTAGAG GGCTCAGTGGCCATAGCGGGGGCTGTGGTTCGCTGGCTGAAGGACAACCTGGGGATCATTCAGACTTCCACAGAGCTGG AGAAACTGGCGGCTTCAGTGGGCACGTCGTACGGTTGTTACTTTGTCCCGGCGTTCTCTGGTCTGTACGCTCCCTACTGGGAGCCCAGTGCACGAGG GATAATCTGTGGTCTGACTCAGTTCACTAACAAGAGTCACCTGGCCTTCGCTGCATTGGAAGCTGTCTGTTTCCAGACTCGAGAGATCCTGGATGCGATGAACCAGGACAGTGGCATCCCTCTGACCCAGCTCCAGGTGGACGGGGGCATGACCTCCAACAGACTACTGATGCAGCTGCAAGCTGATATACTCTGCATCCCCGTTG TGAAGCCCTCCATGCCTGAGACCACTGCCCTCGGGGCGGCCATGGCTGCGGGGGCAGCAGAGGGGGTCAGTGTCTGGAGCCTGCGTCCTGAGGACCTCAGTGAGGTCACCTCTGAGAAGTTTGAGCCACAAATCAACCCTGAAG GTCAGGGAGCCTATG AGAGTGAGTTTCGATATGCTCGCTGGAAGAAGGCCGTACAGAGAGCCATGAACTGGGAAACCACTGAACCCATCTCTAATGGAAATG GTGAAACTAGTATCTTCAGTAGTGTCCCACTGGGCTTTTACATTCTGGGTAGCATGTTCATGTTAATTGGAGCAAAATACATCACAGGTCAGTGTCTGCTTTAG
- the gk gene encoding glycerol kinase isoform X2 — translation MNSRMAASSSRVMLGPLVAAIDQGTSSTRFLVFNAKTAELLSHHQVEINQSFPKEGWVEEDPKEILQSVYECMERTCEKLTQLNIDISNIKAIGVTNQRETTLVWDKETGEPLYNAIVWLDLRTQSTVERLINKTPGRNKNHLKHKTGLPISTYFSAVKLRWLMDNVDEVAEAVLTHRAMFGTVDSWLIWCLTGGKSGGVHCTDVTNASRTMLFNIHTLDWDPELCKYFDIPMEILPKVRSSSEIYGLMKICSSLKSGSLSGIPISGCLGDQSAALVGQMCFQEGQAKNTYGTGCFLLRNTGTKPVMSDHGLLTTVAYKLGRDKPACYALEGSVAIAGAVVRWLKDNLGIIQTSTELEKLAASVGTSYGCYFVPAFSGLYAPYWEPSARGIICGLTQFTNKSHLAFAALEAVCFQTREILDAMNQDSGIPLTQLQVDGGMTSNRLLMQLQADILCIPVVKPSMPETTALGAAMAAGAAEGVSVWSLRPEDLSEVTSEKFEPQINPEESEFRYARWKKAVQRAMNWETTEPISNGNGETSIFSSVPLGFYILGSMFMLIGAKYITGQCLL, via the exons ATGAACAGTAGAATGGCTGCGTCTTCGAGCAGGGTAATGCTGGGGCCACTCGTTGCTGCCATTGACCAGGGTACGAGCTCGACGCGGTTCCTG GTGTTCAATGCTAAAACAGCTGAGCTCCTCAGTCACCACCAGGTTGAGATCAACCAGAGTTTCCCCAAGGAAGG GTGGGTGGAGGAGGATCCCAAAGAGATCCTGCAGTCTGTGTACGAGTGTATGGAGAGAACCTGTGAGAAACTCACCCAGCTCAATATTGACATCTCCAACATCaaag CCATTGGAGTGACCAATCAGAGAGAGACCACGTTGGTTTGGGACAAAGAGACAGGCGAGCCACTCTACAATGCTATCG TGTGGCTGGACCTGCGGACCCAGTCGACCGTGGAGCGTCTGATCAACAAGACACCTGGGAGAAACAAGAACCATTTGAAG CACAAGACTGGTCTCCCAATCAGTACGTACTTCAGTGCTGTGAAGCTTCGCTGGCTGATGGATAATGTGGACGAGGTCGCGGAGGCAGTCCTGACACACAGAGCCATGTTCGGCACCGTCGACTCCTGGCTCATCTGG tgtctgacagggggGAAGAGTGGGGGAGTCCACTGCACAGACGTGACCAACGCCAGCAGGACCATGCTGTTTAACATCCACACCCTGGACTGGGACCCAGAGCTTTGCAA GTATTTTGATATTCCAATGGAGATTCTCCCAAAAGTGAGGAGTTCCTCAGAAATCTACGGCTTAATG AAAATATGTTCTAGCCTG AAATCGGGCTCTCTTAGTGGCATACCCATCTCCGGG TGTCTTGGGGACCAATCGGCTGCTCTTGTTGGACAGATGTGCTTTCAGGAAGGGCAGGCCAAAAACAC ATATGGAACTGGCTGCTTTCTACTCAGAAACACTGGAACCAAG CCTGTCATGTCGGACCATGGCCTACTAACCACGGTGGCCTACAAACTAGGTCGAGACAAACCTGCCTGCTACGCGCTAGAG GGCTCAGTGGCCATAGCGGGGGCTGTGGTTCGCTGGCTGAAGGACAACCTGGGGATCATTCAGACTTCCACAGAGCTGG AGAAACTGGCGGCTTCAGTGGGCACGTCGTACGGTTGTTACTTTGTCCCGGCGTTCTCTGGTCTGTACGCTCCCTACTGGGAGCCCAGTGCACGAGG GATAATCTGTGGTCTGACTCAGTTCACTAACAAGAGTCACCTGGCCTTCGCTGCATTGGAAGCTGTCTGTTTCCAGACTCGAGAGATCCTGGATGCGATGAACCAGGACAGTGGCATCCCTCTGACCCAGCTCCAGGTGGACGGGGGCATGACCTCCAACAGACTACTGATGCAGCTGCAAGCTGATATACTCTGCATCCCCGTTG TGAAGCCCTCCATGCCTGAGACCACTGCCCTCGGGGCGGCCATGGCTGCGGGGGCAGCAGAGGGGGTCAGTGTCTGGAGCCTGCGTCCTGAGGACCTCAGTGAGGTCACCTCTGAGAAGTTTGAGCCACAAATCAACCCTGAAG AGAGTGAGTTTCGATATGCTCGCTGGAAGAAGGCCGTACAGAGAGCCATGAACTGGGAAACCACTGAACCCATCTCTAATGGAAATG GTGAAACTAGTATCTTCAGTAGTGTCCCACTGGGCTTTTACATTCTGGGTAGCATGTTCATGTTAATTGGAGCAAAATACATCACAGGTCAGTGTCTGCTTTAG